A DNA window from Streptococcus sp. LPB0220 contains the following coding sequences:
- a CDS encoding SA1320 family protein, with protein MNGIEKSNRRVEMSAVLSDAVYEYEKAYTSGQKDPTLKADDVLKKAGINTKSYEIVDSMYDKDSGVAAIAVKDKLTEETYISYAGTNYKADGHKDIIVDAAIGINDSLYLKKKNKPALDFYDRVEAKGNYITTTTGHSYGEFQAGRVALERQVPYNYGYQGAPQSVNGKTAQQMIKDGDSKLFNEILVNKDFDHFKTMVEVKTNQTGLSMPSDKVLKQYWTYFSSLKNISPEMLKSSEKEAKRIEELRKNYKGQSITFSSTRDVLTNLVWNQNKLEIQFEGQALDGAFLQWLLDANTPGILDFAGISMETKYPGRVVAIDLPIYHNMTAYRKSEEAMQYTKQIVLEQLFTVDIEGDGILDFAVTPENTTTRDLLPKSGDSLQVKIDTTSMTILITNLKVCLKQAQNLASVTQQTLQANENVMNNLSSRINNLKEVVFQHLQSISLIEAIQKIDKAYSHYNSITGTFDTLSNYDSYEFSRKFDWRGSSIFYDYLDSAGNVFNHGAITSKLNGMNSNALNIEADINMHKIASEGKYGNIWPQANMYTKFGTKGAELVNSFEDMIEKSTNGLANRSHFGDGIPQAVDEILKVLAQNIQTIISCISYTISVAELIKSALEETDRGLARNIDTLNFSSIPDVNISVSQDYNAYLEESGIFDDRDVISAFDDQIDVKSEALANQMSPAFSDYLDSVKAAVEHTNKVMTTAKYDLQTIVNEFPTKIYYKLKSDDKNKKKLYSTVEPLISVSGVIRTAISDIDSVDLDLTTASTTINTVLTMLGGFKPVFRNGMEDAFYGAAHLQGIVRAQKAVATVIKSLQIRFVNLKGDLESLSSGAASGALGYKLGDMTNLMGNVSHVIDDCFGN; from the coding sequence ATGAACGGAATCGAAAAAAGTAACCGTCGAGTAGAAATGTCGGCTGTATTGTCGGATGCGGTCTATGAATACGAGAAGGCATATACTTCCGGTCAAAAAGATCCAACACTCAAAGCTGATGATGTTTTAAAAAAAGCTGGTATCAATACAAAGAGTTATGAAATCGTCGACTCCATGTACGATAAAGATTCTGGTGTTGCCGCAATTGCGGTTAAAGACAAACTGACTGAGGAAACCTATATTTCCTACGCAGGAACCAACTATAAAGCTGACGGTCATAAAGATATTATTGTAGATGCTGCAATTGGTATCAATGATTCATTATATCTTAAAAAAAAGAACAAACCTGCACTTGATTTTTATGATAGAGTAGAAGCAAAAGGAAACTATATCACAACAACAACAGGACATTCTTATGGAGAATTTCAGGCTGGAAGAGTAGCGTTAGAAAGACAAGTACCATACAATTACGGGTATCAGGGGGCTCCTCAGTCAGTAAATGGGAAAACTGCTCAGCAGATGATTAAGGACGGAGATTCTAAATTATTTAATGAGATTCTAGTAAATAAAGATTTTGATCATTTCAAAACCATGGTTGAAGTGAAAACCAATCAAACAGGGCTGAGTATGCCAAGTGATAAAGTGCTTAAGCAATACTGGACCTACTTTTCATCTTTAAAGAATATTTCTCCTGAAATGTTAAAATCCTCGGAAAAAGAAGCTAAGCGGATAGAAGAATTAAGGAAAAATTACAAGGGACAATCAATTACTTTTTCCTCAACTCGTGATGTATTGACTAATTTAGTATGGAATCAAAATAAATTAGAAATTCAATTTGAAGGACAGGCACTAGATGGAGCATTTTTGCAATGGTTGTTAGATGCTAATACTCCAGGAATACTAGATTTTGCTGGAATAAGCATGGAAACAAAATATCCAGGGAGAGTTGTTGCAATTGATTTACCAATTTATCATAATATGACAGCATATAGAAAAAGTGAAGAAGCTATGCAATATACAAAGCAAATAGTTTTAGAACAATTATTTACTGTTGATATAGAAGGAGATGGTATTCTTGATTTTGCGGTCACTCCTGAAAATACAACTACTAGAGATTTATTACCAAAAAGTGGAGATTCACTACAAGTTAAAATAGATACTACATCTATGACAATTTTGATTACTAATTTAAAAGTATGTTTAAAGCAGGCACAAAATTTAGCATCAGTTACTCAACAAACTCTTCAAGCAAATGAAAATGTTATGAATAATTTGTCGAGTCGCATAAATAATCTTAAGGAGGTGGTCTTCCAACATTTACAATCGATAAGTTTAATTGAAGCTATCCAAAAGATAGACAAGGCTTATAGTCACTATAATAGTATTACAGGAACTTTTGATACACTTAGTAACTATGATTCATACGAGTTTTCAAGAAAATTTGATTGGAGAGGTTCCAGTATATTTTATGATTATTTAGATAGTGCTGGAAATGTATTTAATCATGGAGCAATTACTTCTAAGCTGAATGGCATGAACTCAAATGCTTTAAATATAGAGGCAGATATCAATATGCATAAAATAGCTTCTGAAGGAAAATACGGGAATATATGGCCTCAAGCAAACATGTATACGAAGTTTGGAACCAAAGGTGCAGAACTTGTGAATTCATTTGAAGATATGATTGAAAAAAGTACAAATGGATTGGCAAATCGCTCTCATTTTGGTGATGGAATTCCACAAGCTGTTGATGAAATTTTAAAAGTGTTAGCACAAAATATTCAAACAATTATCTCTTGCATTTCATATACTATTTCAGTAGCTGAGCTTATTAAATCAGCTTTAGAAGAAACTGATAGAGGATTGGCCAGAAATATTGACACTTTAAATTTCAGTTCGATTCCAGATGTAAATATTAGTGTTTCACAGGATTATAATGCTTACTTAGAGGAGAGTGGTATATTCGATGATCGTGATGTAATTAGTGCTTTTGACGATCAAATAGATGTTAAATCTGAGGCTTTAGCCAATCAAATGTCTCCAGCATTTAGTGATTATCTTGATAGTGTAAAAGCTGCTGTTGAACATACAAACAAGGTGATGACCACTGCTAAATATGATCTCCAAACAATTGTTAATGAATTTCCAACTAAAATATACTACAAGTTAAAATCTGATGATAAAAATAAGAAAAAACTTTATAGTACTGTAGAGCCACTTATTTCGGTATCAGGTGTAATTCGAACTGCTATTTCAGATATTGATTCTGTAGATTTAGATTTGACCACAGCATCGACAACAATTAATACGGTATTGACTATGTTAGGAGGTTTCAAACCAGTATTTAGAAATGGGATGGAGGATGCTTTTTATGGAGCTGCTCATTTACAAGGTATTGTTCGTGCTCAAAAAGCAGTTGCGACGGTTATTAAATCATTACAAATTCGCTTTGTTAACTTGAAAGGAGATTTGGAAAGTTTATCTTCAGGTGCCGCATCAGGTGCGCTAGGATACAAACTAGGAGATATGACGAATCTGATGGGGAATGTATCTCACGTTATTGATGATTGTTTTGGAAATTGA
- a CDS encoding DUF3592 domain-containing protein: protein MPDIRILIVIAVAVIGFPLFEVLFFGYFYRRELRIKTLSSKSVEGVVIGYKRTQIVAAPIVEYRVDGQTYRNSLKYYRVVRVTLPWKTNQAASDNDLMAQRITIYTNSVVSKGNLFQDAFPLGSTMTVWYNPACPKESYVERYSGLDKSYKREMWIGIWMLILLPILAVVSIVMGMKYK, encoded by the coding sequence ATGCCGGATATCAGAATACTTATCGTAATTGCTGTAGCCGTTATTGGATTTCCTTTGTTTGAAGTACTCTTTTTTGGATATTTTTATAGAAGAGAACTTAGGATTAAGACTCTCTCTTCAAAGAGCGTTGAGGGAGTGGTAATTGGCTATAAGAGGACACAGATAGTAGCGGCTCCAATTGTCGAATATAGAGTGGATGGTCAGACCTATCGAAATAGTCTGAAATATTATCGGGTAGTGCGGGTAACCCTCCCTTGGAAAACGAATCAAGCGGCCAGTGATAACGATTTGATGGCGCAAAGGATAACCATCTACACCAATTCTGTAGTCTCAAAGGGCAATCTTTTTCAAGATGCTTTTCCACTGGGATCGACCATGACGGTCTGGTATAATCCAGCTTGTCCAAAAGAATCATACGTTGAACGCTATAGTGGGCTAGATAAATCTTATAAGCGGGAAATGTGGATTGGAATCTGGATGTTAATTTTATTGCCTATTTTAGCAGTTGTGTCCATCGTCATGGGGATGAAGTATAAATGA
- a CDS encoding EsaB/YukD family protein, with amino-acid sequence MDQHINVTFRMNGASHDLRIPTRMEVRRLIRELDQIFGSAMKPRSKYQLRVVNKGILLDEGKVVQEYPITSGDLIEIEEW; translated from the coding sequence ATGGACCAACATATCAATGTCACCTTCCGTATGAATGGTGCAAGCCATGACCTCCGAATCCCAACGCGGATGGAGGTGCGACGCTTGATTCGAGAATTGGATCAGATCTTTGGGTCTGCCATGAAACCTAGAAGCAAGTATCAGTTGCGCGTGGTAAATAAAGGCATCTTGCTGGATGAAGGCAAGGTGGTACAAGAGTATCCGATCACGAGTGGTGATCTGATCGAGATTGAGGAGTGGTAA
- the essB gene encoding type VII secretion protein EssB, translating to MKEEQFTLEEQVFRFEKEETSWRLDLKRSEVDSQDLRNLWILDLHHPLFLEQSMTADQDQIHLTYQTDALGLSAEEIQELPVSDRLRLAINVLDLAPALELPVTFMLHPINLFVTKDAQVKIAYRGVPGMMVPRKWDQVEFLRQAKCYAVTLFGDWDFMELYQGTLELEDLPDFLVEIRDAASLEEMKALLEKAYQERKEEEEKTLTLVSSRQHRIFKLATVWLSAVVALLLLPLIYLVFFQAPFKEKLLQADTAFLKVDYTGVIDELEGVAPSSLPTTQKYELATSYLQGLNFSEDQKKVILNNVTLKSDSLYLHYWIYIGRHDFTQALDTAKRIDDSDLIIYALRKEIKATRDSEKLSGEQREKKLSELEGEYKKYWDARSKLLEAETDETKSSTSSSTTASSTEGSSTESSSSTTASSTESSEHKE from the coding sequence GTGAAAGAAGAACAATTTACACTGGAAGAACAAGTCTTCCGTTTTGAAAAAGAAGAAACGAGCTGGCGGCTGGACCTCAAGCGTTCAGAAGTGGATAGCCAGGATTTACGCAATTTATGGATTTTGGATCTCCATCATCCCTTGTTTTTGGAGCAAAGCATGACAGCGGATCAAGACCAGATTCATCTGACCTATCAGACAGATGCTCTAGGCTTGAGTGCTGAAGAAATCCAAGAATTACCAGTATCAGACCGTCTGCGTCTAGCCATCAACGTCTTGGATTTGGCGCCGGCCTTGGAGCTTCCAGTGACCTTTATGTTGCATCCTATCAATTTGTTTGTGACCAAGGATGCGCAAGTCAAGATCGCTTACCGCGGGGTTCCGGGAATGATGGTGCCACGCAAGTGGGATCAGGTTGAATTCTTGCGCCAGGCCAAGTGTTATGCGGTCACTCTTTTTGGGGACTGGGATTTCATGGAGCTCTATCAAGGCACGCTCGAATTAGAAGATCTGCCAGATTTCTTGGTGGAAATCCGTGATGCTGCTAGCTTAGAAGAGATGAAAGCTCTCTTAGAGAAAGCCTACCAAGAACGCAAGGAAGAGGAAGAAAAGACCTTGACCTTGGTTTCAAGTCGTCAACACCGAATCTTTAAGTTGGCAACAGTATGGCTTTCAGCTGTAGTGGCCCTCTTACTCTTGCCCTTGATTTATTTGGTCTTTTTCCAAGCCCCCTTTAAAGAAAAGTTGCTTCAAGCGGATACGGCTTTTCTTAAAGTAGACTACACCGGTGTGATCGATGAGTTGGAGGGAGTGGCTCCAAGCAGTCTTCCAACGACACAGAAATACGAGTTGGCGACGTCTTACTTGCAAGGCTTGAATTTCTCAGAGGACCAAAAGAAGGTCATCCTCAACAACGTCACGCTCAAGTCAGACAGCCTCTATCTCCACTACTGGATCTATATCGGTCGTCATGACTTTACCCAAGCGCTGGATACAGCCAAGCGGATCGACGATTCAGACTTGATCATCTATGCCCTTCGTAAAGAAATCAAGGCGACACGTGATAGCGAAAAACTCTCTGGTGAACAGCGCGAGAAGAAACTCTCTGAGCTAGAGGGCGAATACAAGAAATACTGGGATGCCCGCTCTAAACTCTTGGAAGCAGAGACAGATGAAACCAAATCTTCTACTAGCAGCTCAACAACGGCTTCATCTACGGAAGGTTCCTCAACAGAAAGCTCGTCTTCTACAACTGCAAGCTCGACTGAGTCTAGCGAACACAAGGAGTAG
- the essA gene encoding type VII secretion protein EssA produces MKKMMYLLFVLSLIPVVAVSADDFIDNRLQVNNSRLETEQEKTLGGQLDATESLFNEKDQKKLADEKRKQEKQLTDSDGQLFSAIKGKKKTGPEADLFQPENQKLSKFESNVEDNSASLSDFIPALQMLAWSALLFGIAGYISYRIYRKEA; encoded by the coding sequence ATGAAAAAAATGATGTATCTTCTCTTTGTCCTTAGTCTCATTCCAGTAGTTGCTGTTTCTGCAGATGATTTTATTGATAATCGTCTGCAGGTCAACAACTCACGTCTTGAGACCGAGCAGGAAAAGACACTCGGGGGACAATTGGATGCGACTGAGTCTCTTTTCAATGAGAAGGATCAGAAAAAATTAGCAGATGAAAAACGCAAGCAAGAGAAACAATTGACCGATTCTGACGGCCAGTTGTTTTCTGCTATAAAGGGAAAGAAAAAAACAGGGCCTGAAGCGGACCTGTTCCAGCCTGAAAATCAAAAATTATCTAAATTCGAGTCCAATGTGGAGGACAATTCGGCCAGCTTGTCGGATTTTATTCCAGCCTTGCAAATGCTGGCTTGGAGTGCCCTTCTCTTTGGGATTGCTGGCTATATTTCCTATCGAATCTATAGAAAAGAGGCCTAA
- the essC gene encoding type VII secretion protein EssC, producing MKKRIILYKKGFRYELALEEGKTATVSNQETSQLTLASQENPLHFQWSQGEIFYQYGEDKGVLENSTILGDVVCYLATGEVHTYELLDKEEILVADEKGADVRLHYPVRFLLVKKEQTWTCQLLSGKLYHNHKLVSEATFPLAFGDELAIGDVTFKLYPEEFGVEGAVEVSPYLVPRLHSRYDFYKDYPEYHRSPRIIYRSSEDKILINPPGAEPQKPSDELLKLIMPPLIMVGVTLLITIFQPRGLYIIATVSMSVVSVIFSVQGFFKNRKKYKEDKKERVELYHLYLKDKAKDLEQLSRKQREGMFYHFPAIEDLTKMVKRYDSRIYEKTPLHFDFLAYRLGLGKVPTSYELKYGQEERSGKKDALEEEGYALFQAHQKIDNLPIVASLNRGPVGYVGPRPIVLEQLQLLVAQLAVFHSYHDLTIIPIIPEEEKESWDWMRWLPHATLQDMNVRSFVYNQRTRDQVLNSLNQILKLRKAQKEEEKANDTKIFHPHYVVLITDETLILDHVIMEFFRENPTELGCSIIYVADVLSSLSENIQTVISIKDRNQGQLLLQEGVLRELDFQLDHFPEGYDKEAISRGLAPLKHIQQLKSSIPDSVTFLEMYQAETFNDLKVLSRWESHAPYQSLAVPIGLRGKDDLVYLNLHEKAHGPHGLIAGTTGSGKSETIQSYILSLAVNFHPHDVAFLLIDYKGGGMANLFKDLPHLLGTITNLDGAQSMRALASINAEIHRRERLFGQYGVNHINQYQKKFKLGEATEPLPHLFLISDEFAELKVNQPDFIKELVSIARVGRSLGVHLILATQKPSGVVDDQIWSNSRFKLALKVADRGDSMEMLRTADAAEITQTGRAYLQVGNNEVYELFQTAWSGADYQPEKDHLGIEDHTIYLINELGQYEVLNQDLSGLDMAEEIKEVPTELDVIVQEINHLHQQEGIAAVAQPWLPPLKERITLDELDKVVPIEAWQKRTAPSVLIGMADIPQAQKQEAVAIDLSKDGNILLYGSPGTGKTTFLQTVAMDLARKQSPENLTMYLLDFGTNGLAPLSQLPHVADSLLLDQTEKIQKFIRIINRELDRRKKLLSEHGVGTIALYREVTGKQEPTMVILMDSYESMKDEPYETDLFKLFMRISREGLSIGVHLIITASRQNNLRAQLYSNFKHQLTLPQNDISEVRGIVGATPLAATMEDIKGRALMKRDEVDVVQFALPVAGDNDIQIINNLRDQVQNLKEMWTGRTPAGIPMVPDELTEAAFYGREDVAALLDEGKVPLGLDLETVEPVTWDLKKGNLLYLTDKEEQMTQFVKQIARSKQKVIVLAPQFSKLNLEGFEQKVICENVIQDIENRLEFLENEINKRIQEGLTEQVATIVLYNVTEIIGNLTPIAQKRLEFIFKQGLFAGYKSIVITNQSISRNIEAPLRLAKGFKQALVSMRLNDQTVVPVAKKPLRESILEKQVHYFVCESTYIKIKSLMR from the coding sequence ATGAAAAAACGTATCATACTCTATAAAAAAGGTTTTCGCTATGAGCTAGCGCTAGAAGAGGGGAAAACAGCGACCGTATCGAATCAAGAAACATCTCAGTTGACCCTGGCTTCGCAAGAAAATCCCCTTCATTTTCAATGGAGTCAAGGAGAAATCTTCTACCAGTATGGTGAAGACAAGGGTGTGCTTGAAAATAGTACGATCCTTGGGGATGTAGTCTGCTACTTGGCGACAGGAGAAGTCCATACCTATGAACTGCTAGACAAGGAAGAGATCCTTGTAGCAGATGAAAAGGGTGCGGATGTGCGCTTGCACTATCCAGTACGCTTTCTCCTTGTGAAAAAAGAGCAGACTTGGACTTGTCAGCTCTTATCTGGAAAACTCTACCATAACCACAAACTCGTCAGTGAAGCGACTTTTCCACTGGCCTTTGGGGATGAACTTGCCATTGGAGATGTGACCTTTAAGCTCTATCCAGAAGAATTTGGTGTGGAAGGGGCTGTCGAAGTAAGTCCTTATCTGGTGCCACGCTTGCATTCGCGTTACGACTTTTACAAGGACTATCCAGAGTACCACCGGTCTCCGCGAATCATCTACCGGAGTTCGGAAGACAAGATCTTGATCAATCCTCCGGGAGCGGAGCCTCAAAAGCCATCGGATGAACTCTTGAAGTTGATCATGCCACCCCTCATCATGGTTGGGGTGACCCTCTTGATCACCATTTTCCAACCACGGGGGCTCTATATCATCGCGACGGTATCCATGTCTGTGGTTAGTGTGATCTTTTCGGTCCAAGGCTTCTTCAAGAATCGTAAGAAATACAAAGAAGACAAGAAAGAGCGCGTGGAGCTCTACCATCTCTATCTCAAGGACAAGGCCAAGGACTTGGAACAGCTATCTCGGAAGCAGCGAGAAGGCATGTTTTACCATTTCCCAGCGATCGAAGATTTGACCAAGATGGTCAAACGCTATGACTCGCGGATCTACGAAAAAACACCGCTTCATTTTGACTTTTTGGCCTATCGCTTAGGCTTGGGCAAGGTTCCAACCAGCTATGAGCTCAAATATGGTCAGGAAGAGCGCAGTGGGAAGAAAGATGCCTTGGAAGAAGAAGGCTATGCCCTGTTCCAAGCTCATCAAAAGATCGACAATCTTCCGATTGTAGCCAGCCTTAATCGGGGACCGGTCGGCTATGTTGGCCCTCGTCCCATCGTGCTCGAGCAGTTGCAACTTCTAGTTGCCCAATTAGCTGTTTTTCACTCTTACCATGATCTGACCATTATTCCGATCATTCCAGAGGAAGAAAAAGAAAGTTGGGATTGGATGCGCTGGTTGCCTCATGCGACCTTGCAAGATATGAATGTCCGTAGCTTTGTCTACAATCAGCGGACACGCGATCAGGTCTTGAACAGTCTCAACCAAATCCTCAAGCTCCGCAAGGCGCAAAAAGAGGAAGAAAAAGCCAATGATACCAAGATCTTCCACCCTCACTATGTGGTGCTCATCACCGATGAGACCTTGATTTTGGACCATGTCATCATGGAGTTCTTCCGTGAGAATCCGACAGAGCTGGGCTGCTCCATCATCTATGTGGCAGACGTCCTCTCATCTCTTTCTGAAAATATCCAAACCGTTATTTCCATCAAGGACCGCAACCAAGGGCAATTGCTCTTGCAAGAAGGGGTTCTTCGGGAGCTCGACTTCCAATTGGACCACTTCCCTGAAGGTTATGACAAGGAAGCCATCTCGCGTGGCCTTGCCCCACTGAAACATATCCAACAGCTCAAGAGCTCAATTCCAGACTCAGTGACCTTCCTTGAAATGTATCAAGCGGAAACTTTCAATGACCTCAAGGTTTTGAGTCGTTGGGAGAGCCATGCTCCTTACCAAAGTTTGGCTGTGCCGATCGGTCTGCGCGGGAAGGACGATTTGGTTTACCTCAATCTCCATGAAAAAGCTCATGGACCACACGGCTTGATCGCGGGGACAACCGGTTCTGGTAAGTCTGAAACCATTCAGTCTTATATCCTGAGCCTGGCTGTCAACTTCCACCCACACGATGTGGCTTTCCTCCTCATCGACTACAAGGGTGGGGGAATGGCCAACCTCTTTAAGGATCTGCCTCACTTGCTGGGGACCATCACCAACTTGGATGGTGCCCAGTCTATGCGGGCCCTAGCCTCTATTAATGCGGAGATCCATCGTCGGGAGCGCCTCTTTGGTCAATATGGGGTCAACCATATCAACCAATACCAAAAGAAATTTAAACTGGGTGAAGCGACCGAACCGCTTCCTCACCTCTTCTTGATCAGTGATGAGTTCGCCGAACTCAAGGTCAACCAACCAGACTTTATCAAGGAATTGGTCTCTATCGCGCGTGTCGGGCGTTCCCTTGGGGTGCACTTGATCCTTGCGACGCAAAAACCTTCTGGGGTTGTGGATGACCAGATCTGGTCCAACTCTCGCTTCAAGCTAGCCCTCAAGGTGGCAGACCGTGGAGACTCTATGGAGATGCTGCGGACGGCAGATGCGGCTGAGATCACGCAAACTGGTCGTGCCTACCTCCAAGTCGGAAATAACGAAGTCTATGAACTCTTCCAAACCGCTTGGTCAGGAGCAGACTACCAGCCTGAGAAAGATCATCTAGGAATCGAAGACCACACCATCTACTTGATCAATGAACTGGGCCAATACGAAGTCCTCAATCAAGACCTCTCCGGTCTGGATATGGCAGAAGAAATCAAGGAAGTGCCAACAGAGCTAGATGTCATCGTGCAAGAGATCAACCACTTGCACCAACAAGAAGGCATCGCAGCTGTGGCCCAACCATGGTTGCCACCGCTCAAAGAGCGGATCACGCTGGATGAGTTGGACAAGGTCGTGCCGATCGAGGCTTGGCAAAAACGGACAGCTCCAAGCGTCCTGATCGGGATGGCCGATATCCCGCAAGCGCAAAAGCAAGAAGCAGTCGCCATCGATTTGTCAAAAGACGGGAACATCCTTCTTTACGGAAGTCCAGGTACAGGAAAGACCACTTTCCTTCAGACAGTCGCCATGGATCTGGCTCGCAAGCAGAGCCCAGAAAATCTGACCATGTACCTGCTTGATTTCGGAACCAATGGTCTAGCACCATTGAGCCAATTGCCACATGTGGCCGATAGCTTGCTACTCGATCAGACAGAGAAAATCCAGAAATTCATCCGGATCATCAACCGCGAGTTGGATCGCCGCAAGAAGCTCCTTTCCGAGCATGGGGTCGGCACTATCGCCCTCTACCGTGAAGTGACCGGTAAGCAAGAGCCAACCATGGTCATCTTGATGGATAGCTATGAGTCTATGAAGGACGAGCCTTATGAGACAGACCTCTTCAAACTCTTCATGCGGATCTCTCGTGAAGGTCTCAGCATCGGTGTGCACCTGATCATCACAGCTAGCCGACAAAACAACCTACGAGCTCAGCTCTATTCCAACTTCAAGCACCAGCTGACCTTGCCACAAAATGATATCTCTGAAGTCCGCGGTATCGTGGGAGCAACCCCACTAGCAGCTACGATGGAAGACATCAAGGGACGCGCGCTCATGAAGCGTGACGAAGTCGATGTCGTCCAGTTCGCCTTACCAGTCGCAGGGGACAATGATATCCAAATCATCAACAACCTTCGCGATCAAGTCCAAAACCTCAAAGAGATGTGGACTGGTCGCACCCCAGCAGGCATCCCAATGGTGCCAGATGAGTTGACAGAAGCAGCCTTCTACGGACGTGAGGATGTAGCAGCCTTGCTGGATGAAGGAAAAGTACCACTCGGATTGGATCTGGAGACAGTTGAACCTGTAACGTGGGATCTCAAGAAAGGCAACCTTCTCTATCTGACAGACAAGGAAGAGCAGATGACACAATTCGTCAAACAAATTGCCCGAAGTAAGCAGAAGGTGATTGTATTGGCGCCACAATTTTCTAAACTAAACTTAGAAGGATTTGAGCAGAAAGTTATCTGTGAGAATGTAATACAAGATATAGAAAATAGGTTGGAATTTCTTGAAAATGAGATAAATAAACGTATCCAAGAAGGATTGACGGAACAAGTAGCTACTATTGTTCTTTATAATGTAACGGAGATCATTGGAAATCTGACACCTATTGCACAGAAGAGACTAGAGTTTATCTTTAAACAAGGTCTATTTGCTGGCTATAAATCAATTGTGATAACGAACCAAAGTATTTCTCGTAATATCGAGGCACCGTTGCGCTTAGCAAAAGGTTTCAAACAAGCCTTGGTAAGCATGAGGCTTAATGATCAAACTGTTGTACCTGTTGCAAAGAAACCTCTACGAGAGTCTATATTAGAAAAACAAGTTCATTATTTTGTTTGTGAGAGTACATACATTAAGATCAAGTCATTGATGCGCTAA